One Candidatus Sulfurimonas baltica DNA segment encodes these proteins:
- a CDS encoding M23 family metallopeptidase yields the protein MRKRKSKSSLVASLLFATIIVVALYVYNSAMFEREMPNVSIKNNGYWNLKNPLEVLIEDTSGLKSYKITLKNGNDETTLEHERFLVFKESVKTKIEVPRSVYNMKEKEISILVEATDASKWNFLNGNSTVAEYKLKIDKRKPKLNIVAHSYKIKKGGAALVIFNAADENLKDIYIQTNFGKNFKAQPFYKDGYYISLLAWPVTQSDFKATIIVNDFADNESKSYIPLYLKDNKYKLSNIELSDKFLDGKIAELAAEFSETQGVTDRIEQFKIINEDIRAKNENLIHDITSKISDNMISDFKIKEMYPLKNAAIVAHFGDHRYYSYKGKQVSEAYHLGLDMASNAMAEIKPQNGGEVVYADYNGLYGNMPIISHGLGLYTLYGHCSSLNINSGDTVKGGSHIANTGKSGYAMGDHLHFGVIIQGVEVRPAEWMDTTWMKLNISNIIKSAKDIIDRG from the coding sequence TTGAGAAAAAGAAAAAGTAAATCTTCTCTTGTTGCATCATTGTTGTTCGCAACAATAATAGTAGTGGCGTTATATGTATACAACTCTGCAATGTTTGAAAGAGAGATGCCTAATGTTTCTATTAAAAATAATGGTTATTGGAACCTGAAAAACCCACTTGAAGTTTTGATAGAAGATACAAGTGGATTAAAATCATATAAAATTACTTTGAAAAACGGTAATGACGAAACAACTTTAGAACATGAGCGGTTTTTGGTGTTTAAAGAGTCTGTAAAAACAAAAATTGAAGTTCCTAGAAGTGTGTATAACATGAAAGAGAAAGAAATTTCTATTTTAGTTGAGGCAACCGATGCAAGTAAGTGGAACTTTCTTAATGGTAACAGCACGGTAGCAGAGTATAAGTTAAAGATTGACAAGAGAAAACCAAAGCTTAATATTGTTGCACACTCTTATAAGATTAAAAAAGGGGGAGCAGCACTTGTTATTTTTAATGCTGCTGATGAGAATTTAAAAGATATTTATATCCAAACAAACTTTGGAAAAAACTTTAAAGCACAGCCATTTTATAAGGATGGTTATTATATTTCCCTGCTTGCTTGGCCAGTTACTCAGTCAGACTTTAAAGCTACTATCATTGTAAATGATTTTGCGGATAATGAGTCAAAAAGTTATATACCGCTATACCTAAAAGATAATAAATATAAATTGTCAAATATTGAGTTAAGTGATAAGTTCTTAGATGGAAAAATTGCTGAATTAGCTGCAGAATTTTCTGAGACTCAAGGTGTGACAGACAGAATTGAGCAGTTTAAGATTATTAATGAGGATATAAGAGCTAAAAATGAAAACCTTATTCATGACATAACATCTAAAATTTCAGATAATATGATTAGTGATTTTAAAATTAAAGAGATGTACCCGTTGAAAAATGCAGCTATTGTTGCACATTTTGGCGACCATAGATATTACTCCTACAAAGGAAAACAAGTAAGTGAGGCATACCATTTGGGTTTAGACATGGCAAGTAATGCAATGGCAGAGATAAAACCACAAAATGGTGGAGAAGTTGTTTATGCTGATTACAATGGACTTTATGGAAATATGCCAATAATATCTCATGGTTTAGGATTGTATACACTTTACGGTCACTGCTCAAGCCTTAATATTAACAGTGGAGACACAGTAAAGGGCGGTTCACATATAGCAAATACAGGCAAAAGCGGATATGCTATGGGAGATCATTTGCATTTTGGAGTAATAATTCAAGGTGTGGAAGTTCGTCCAGCAGAGTGGATGGACACTACTTGGATGAAGTTAAACATAAGTAATATAATAAAGAGTGCTAAAGATATTATAGACAGAGGATGA
- a CDS encoding DHH family phosphoesterase, translating to MNEIIQRIKNANHIVVISHVNPDADSICSASAMYTYLLQEHKKVSWFCKTKKIDSKLSFIPWFEKIRDSFPSSADLAISLDCGDIKRLGVELECDLINIDHHASNTNFGMLNLVDSNAISTTMVLFDLFKTNGIKINKKMATALYGGLLDDSNGFMDENVDGTIFATIGELLECGAEHNICNKFIMKSVSLAALRLKAIMFKNMRLEAEARIAIFCVSDEDMKSTGAIGQDCESPLEESLYLPHVEVALLLKQNSDFTLKGSIRCTSGVDASKIASNFGGGGHASRAGFNINSVVQIEDVQKEVLNLIKKEL from the coding sequence ATGAATGAAATTATACAAAGAATAAAGAATGCAAACCATATTGTTGTTATCTCGCATGTAAATCCTGATGCCGACTCTATTTGCAGTGCGAGTGCTATGTACACTTACCTACTTCAAGAACACAAAAAAGTTTCATGGTTTTGTAAAACTAAAAAAATAGATAGTAAATTGTCATTTATTCCATGGTTTGAGAAAATAAGAGATTCATTCCCATCATCTGCTGATTTAGCCATCTCTCTAGATTGTGGAGATATAAAGAGGTTGGGTGTAGAGTTAGAGTGTGATTTAATAAACATAGACCATCATGCAAGCAATACGAATTTTGGTATGCTTAATCTTGTTGACAGTAATGCGATAAGTACGACTATGGTCTTATTTGATTTGTTTAAAACAAACGGCATTAAGATAAATAAAAAGATGGCAACAGCTCTGTATGGTGGTCTTTTAGATGACTCCAATGGGTTTATGGATGAGAATGTTGATGGCACAATATTTGCTACAATCGGGGAATTGTTAGAGTGCGGTGCAGAGCATAATATTTGTAATAAATTTATTATGAAGAGTGTCTCTTTGGCCGCACTGAGGTTAAAAGCGATAATGTTTAAAAATATGAGACTAGAAGCCGAGGCGCGAATCGCAATCTTCTGTGTAAGTGATGAAGATATGAAATCTACCGGAGCTATCGGACAAGATTGTGAAAGTCCTCTTGAAGAGTCACTTTATTTGCCACATGTAGAAGTTGCATTGCTTTTAAAACAAAATAGTGATTTTACATTAAAAGGCTCTATCCGTTGTACCTCTGGCGTTGATGCTTCAAAAATAGCATCAAACTTTGGAGGCGGAGGACATGCCAGCAGAGCTGGTTTTAACATAAACTCTGTTGTACAGATAGAAGATGTACAAAAAGAAGTTTTAAATTTGATAAAGAAGGAATTATAG
- the flhB gene encoding flagellar biosynthesis protein FlhB, which translates to MADDAEKTEEPTPKKIEDAREEGNVPKSQDTSGVITLFVAILAFLMLFPYMSSHVVFLFKYYFSLIGSPLDKAFMIDIAIITIREFLLIIMPLAITVAISGVVAALAQFGFLFTTKAIMPDFKKIDPIKGTKNLFSMKKLIEGVKVTFKSFTTLGIGFLFFFIFILELPTVALFGLGDQLDWLKDKMLIIAFVMLLIIFIFAIIDIIIVRKQYFDGLKMSKQEIKDEMKNMDGDPLIKAKIRQIQMQASRKRMMSQVPNADVVITNPTHYAVAIKYDEEKSHAPIVVAKGMDNIAQQIKKIARENNVHVVQNPPLARSLYAQVEIDKPIPTELFAAVAEVLAYVYKMNKK; encoded by the coding sequence ATGGCTGATGATGCTGAAAAGACAGAAGAACCCACCCCCAAGAAGATTGAGGATGCCAGAGAAGAGGGGAATGTACCTAAGTCGCAAGATACTTCAGGTGTAATTACTCTCTTTGTTGCAATACTTGCTTTTTTAATGCTTTTTCCATATATGAGCTCACATGTAGTGTTTTTATTTAAATATTACTTTTCACTTATTGGTTCACCACTCGACAAAGCATTTATGATAGATATAGCGATTATTACAATCAGAGAGTTTCTTTTAATTATCATGCCTCTTGCTATTACGGTTGCCATATCTGGTGTTGTTGCTGCACTTGCCCAGTTTGGTTTTTTATTTACAACAAAAGCCATTATGCCAGATTTTAAAAAGATTGACCCAATTAAGGGGACAAAAAATCTTTTTTCTATGAAGAAACTTATAGAGGGCGTTAAGGTGACCTTTAAGTCTTTTACTACTCTAGGAATAGGGTTTTTATTTTTCTTTATATTTATTTTGGAACTACCTACAGTTGCACTTTTTGGACTAGGCGATCAGCTCGATTGGCTTAAGGACAAGATGTTGATAATAGCCTTTGTAATGCTTTTAATTATTTTTATTTTTGCAATAATAGATATTATTATTGTCAGAAAACAATACTTCGATGGGCTTAAAATGAGTAAGCAAGAGATTAAAGATGAGATGAAAAATATGGACGGTGATCCGCTTATAAAAGCAAAAATTCGTCAAATTCAGATGCAGGCATCAAGAAAAAGAATGATGTCGCAAGTTCCAAATGCAGATGTTGTTATAACAAATCCAACCCACTATGCAGTGGCTATAAAATATGATGAAGAGAAGTCACATGCACCCATTGTTGTAGCAAAGGGGATGGATAATATTGCTCAGCAGATTAAAAAGATAGCCCGCGAAAACAATGTACATGTAGTGCAAAATCCACCACTTGCTAGAAGTTTGTACGCCCAAGTCGAGATAGATAAACCAATACCTACCGAGCTTTTTGCAGCAGTAGCAGAGGTGTTGGCGTATGTTTACAAGATGAATAAGAAATAG
- the nadC gene encoding carboxylating nicotinate-nucleotide diphosphorylase: MMDDFVKESLAQDVGRGDLYALVEPSISASARIIAKSDGIVSGVEYINVLAKLEDFEITWNVKDSESFVKGDILATISGTSHVLLRIERTLLNMLLHASSIATLTRKYVDVVEPYGVKLLDTRKTRPLLRVFEKYATRCGGAVNHRMGLDDSLMIKDTHLKTIRNLKEYIQKARKHIPFTSKIEVEAETFEIAKEAFSSGCDIVMCDNMTPDQIVEIVKYRDENFSHVLLEASGNISLDTIESYAKTGVDAISSGALIHQANWIDLSMKMD, from the coding sequence ATGATGGATGATTTTGTAAAAGAGTCACTTGCTCAAGATGTTGGACGTGGAGATTTATATGCTTTAGTAGAGCCAAGTATAAGTGCAAGTGCCAGAATTATAGCCAAGAGTGATGGTATTGTCTCAGGAGTTGAATATATAAATGTTTTGGCAAAACTAGAAGATTTTGAGATTACATGGAACGTAAAAGATAGCGAAAGCTTTGTTAAAGGCGATATTTTAGCAACTATTAGTGGAACTTCACATGTACTTCTACGCATAGAGAGAACTCTCTTAAATATGCTTTTACATGCAAGTTCAATCGCAACACTTACTAGAAAGTATGTAGATGTTGTAGAACCTTATGGTGTTAAGCTTTTAGATACAAGAAAAACAAGACCGCTCTTAAGAGTCTTTGAGAAGTATGCTACGAGATGTGGAGGTGCTGTAAACCATAGAATGGGTTTAGATGACTCGCTTATGATAAAAGACACGCATTTAAAAACTATTAGAAACCTAAAAGAGTATATACAAAAGGCTAGAAAACATATCCCATTTACATCAAAGATAGAGGTTGAAGCTGAAACATTTGAGATTGCAAAAGAGGCTTTTTCCAGCGGATGTGACATAGTGATGTGTGACAATATGACGCCAGATCAGATAGTAGAAATTGTCAAATACAGAGATGAAAATTTTTCACATGTACTTTTAGAAGCAAGCGGAAATATTTCACTTGACACTATAGAGTCTTATGCTAAAACAGGTGTCGATGCTATTAGCAGTGGGGCACTGATTCATCAGGCAAATTGGATAGACTTATCTATGAAAATGGACTAA
- the nadA gene encoding quinolinate synthase NadA, whose product MQLTNEELKDKINEYKKKLSVAVVAHFYQRDEVFEMADITGDSLELAIRTRDDNAEFVVFCGVGFMGQSVKVLSPNKRVVMPKAACCAMATMIDGIQFDESVKALNESGITNDNILPITYINSNADVKAKVGEMGGMVCTSSNAKKIITTALKEGKKILFVPDRCLGQNIANQMGLKSCVIGDGSNPADSDIICFNGFCSVHQLFSVDDITFYRKKFPGILIATHPECDPAICDASDFVGSTSQLIKYIKELPAEQKVAVGTEFNMVNRLRPSNTYILSSTKPECPTMNETTLQDLYDILKSIDEGTPLNEIHVDENTQKWAKIALERMLAL is encoded by the coding sequence TTGCAACTTACAAATGAAGAATTAAAAGATAAAATTAATGAATATAAAAAAAAGTTAAGTGTAGCTGTTGTTGCGCACTTTTATCAAAGAGATGAAGTTTTTGAGATGGCAGACATTACTGGCGATTCACTAGAGCTTGCTATTAGAACGAGAGATGATAATGCAGAATTTGTAGTTTTTTGCGGTGTCGGCTTTATGGGACAAAGCGTGAAAGTACTTTCTCCGAACAAACGAGTAGTTATGCCAAAAGCAGCTTGCTGTGCTATGGCTACCATGATTGATGGTATTCAGTTTGATGAGTCTGTAAAAGCTTTAAACGAAAGCGGTATAACTAATGACAATATTTTACCAATCACTTATATCAACTCAAATGCAGATGTAAAAGCAAAAGTCGGTGAAATGGGCGGTATGGTTTGTACCAGCTCAAATGCAAAAAAAATTATAACAACTGCACTTAAAGAGGGTAAAAAAATTCTTTTTGTACCAGACAGATGTTTAGGGCAAAATATAGCAAACCAGATGGGACTGAAATCTTGTGTTATCGGGGACGGCTCAAACCCTGCTGATTCTGACATAATCTGTTTTAATGGTTTCTGCTCAGTTCATCAGCTTTTCTCAGTAGATGACATAACCTTTTACCGTAAAAAGTTTCCAGGAATTCTTATAGCAACTCATCCTGAATGCGATCCGGCAATTTGTGACGCATCTGATTTTGTCGGTTCAACTTCTCAACTTATAAAGTATATAAAAGAGTTGCCCGCAGAGCAAAAAGTTGCTGTTGGAACAGAATTTAATATGGTAAATCGCCTTCGTCCTAGCAATACTTATATATTGTCTTCCACTAAGCCTGAATGCCCTACAATGAATGAGACAACACTTCAGGATTTATATGACATACTTAAATCAATTGATGAGGGTACACCGCTAAACGAGATACATGTAGATGAAAATACACAAAAATGGGCAAAAATTGCACTAGAGAGAATGTTGGCATTATGA
- a CDS encoding TIGR03545 family protein: MVKTFMKFFKALNSSQTPWQMSLALSLGMAMGLTPYSGLQTIILIFIVLVVNIHIGLFLISSAFFAGIGYMFDPYFEQLGYSLLNMQALDGVFTAAYNSALLRLTYFNNTIVLGSNIIAFIFVLPMFFVLNRVVYIYRDKIASKLQQYTILRKLGISVSDKKDKFFRVSGIGLFLILGGVVVVFNILFFDALLKYAIEENFTKTLKKKVTIENLDVSFTEGKINIDNLHVADDKKAVVSTKNINVDIDLNQLLFKRYHIESINVSGMAFNKEVKPELLYIAPQEASPESAQQIKEKKSEDVFKIPSLSLEDPKALIARMGLSSLGSFDATKEKISAINTKYKNIIENDFSKDELTKISSEIKDIQERLKSKDISSMLQLKEDVSALNKKIKDKKELLNKTKKEFSQDKNSIQQDYKDLTKGAAKDYNNLKSQYTFDSEGGVNIVGVLFGDKLKTYLGSFLKYYEIAKPYLKSGPKKIEQPIPPRGEGRWVAFKYTIPTVDFLIKSTNISGELQKQDFKLAVKDISSNQKLLKAPMTFLFSSDGDELKGLVAKGEDNHLKEHVKTTSSFSLVQGVLENTDMSFMNLEKAKYSFKGELNADDYINLNAQTKILFSNVSLSLKQTDSKLMKSLAAVVSKIDNFDLDVKLNGSVENPEVSVKSNLDKKLSSVFSSVFENEVKKYQSELKDLIDTQVKSKLNELKIGQDGLGDIDKLLNTQGLGLENMLSGTNKIEDTIKNKAGDGLKDKAKNLFKGF, encoded by the coding sequence ATGGTAAAAACTTTTATGAAATTTTTTAAGGCACTTAACTCTTCTCAGACACCATGGCAAATGTCGCTTGCTTTATCTTTGGGTATGGCTATGGGACTTACACCATATAGTGGTCTTCAGACAATAATCTTGATATTTATTGTTTTGGTAGTTAATATACATATAGGTCTTTTCCTAATTTCATCTGCTTTTTTCGCAGGTATAGGGTATATGTTTGATCCATACTTTGAGCAACTAGGTTATTCTTTACTAAATATGCAAGCGCTTGATGGGGTGTTTACAGCTGCGTATAACTCAGCACTTCTTCGTTTGACATACTTTAACAACACTATTGTTTTAGGCTCAAATATTATTGCGTTTATATTTGTGTTGCCAATGTTTTTTGTTTTAAACAGAGTCGTATACATTTACAGAGATAAAATTGCTTCTAAGTTGCAACAATACACAATTCTTAGAAAACTTGGCATCTCAGTAAGTGATAAAAAAGACAAATTCTTTAGAGTATCTGGAATAGGTCTATTTTTAATTCTTGGTGGTGTTGTAGTAGTATTTAATATTTTGTTTTTTGATGCACTGCTAAAATATGCCATTGAAGAAAATTTCACAAAAACTCTCAAGAAAAAAGTAACTATTGAGAATTTGGATGTGTCATTTACAGAGGGAAAAATCAATATAGACAACCTACATGTAGCAGATGATAAAAAAGCAGTAGTGAGCACTAAAAACATAAATGTTGATATAGATTTAAATCAACTTCTTTTTAAGCGTTATCATATTGAAAGTATAAATGTCTCAGGAATGGCTTTCAACAAAGAGGTGAAACCTGAACTTCTATATATTGCTCCTCAAGAAGCATCACCAGAATCAGCCCAACAAATAAAAGAAAAAAAGAGTGAAGATGTATTTAAAATCCCATCTCTCTCATTGGAAGACCCTAAGGCTTTAATAGCAAGAATGGGACTAAGTTCACTGGGTAGTTTTGATGCTACAAAAGAAAAAATTAGCGCAATTAATACAAAATATAAAAACATAATAGAAAATGATTTTTCCAAAGATGAGTTGACTAAGATAAGCAGTGAGATTAAAGATATACAAGAGAGATTAAAATCAAAAGATATTAGCTCAATGCTTCAACTAAAAGAAGATGTCTCTGCATTAAACAAAAAAATAAAAGACAAAAAAGAGCTTTTAAACAAAACTAAAAAAGAGTTTTCCCAAGATAAAAATAGCATACAACAAGATTATAAAGATTTGACTAAAGGTGCTGCAAAGGATTACAATAATTTAAAATCACAATACACTTTTGATTCAGAGGGTGGTGTAAATATTGTCGGTGTACTGTTTGGCGATAAACTAAAAACTTATTTAGGCAGTTTTTTAAAGTACTATGAAATAGCAAAGCCATATCTTAAAAGTGGTCCTAAAAAAATAGAACAACCTATTCCACCTCGTGGCGAGGGACGATGGGTGGCTTTTAAATACACAATCCCAACTGTTGATTTTTTAATCAAAAGTACAAATATTAGTGGCGAGCTTCAAAAGCAAGATTTCAAATTGGCAGTAAAAGACATAAGTTCAAATCAAAAGTTGTTAAAGGCTCCAATGACATTTTTGTTTAGCAGTGATGGGGATGAGTTAAAAGGCTTGGTAGCAAAAGGTGAAGATAATCATCTAAAAGAACATGTCAAAACTACATCGAGTTTTTCACTTGTTCAGGGTGTTTTAGAAAATACAGATATGAGTTTCATGAATTTAGAGAAGGCAAAATACAGTTTTAAGGGAGAATTAAATGCAGATGACTATATTAATTTAAACGCTCAGACAAAAATTCTGTTTTCTAATGTATCTCTTAGTTTGAAACAAACTGACAGTAAATTAATGAAAAGTCTTGCTGCTGTTGTAAGTAAAATTGATAACTTTGATTTGGATGTTAAACTAAATGGATCAGTTGAAAACCCTGAGGTGTCTGTAAAATCAAATCTGGATAAAAAACTCTCTAGCGTTTTTTCAAGTGTTTTTGAAAATGAGGTTAAAAAGTACCAAAGTGAGCTGAAGGACTTGATTGATACTCAAGTAAAAAGTAAGTTAAACGAGTTGAAAATTGGACAAGATGGTCTCGGCGATATAGATAAATTGCTAAACACTCAAGGTCTTGGACTTGAAAATATGCTCTCAGGTACAAATAAAATTGAAGATACTATTAAAAACAAGGCAGGTGACGGGCTTAAAGATAAGGCAAAAAATTTATTTAAGGGTTTTTAA
- the plsY gene encoding glycerol-3-phosphate 1-O-acyltransferase PlsY, whose protein sequence is MDFLFNTNVQFFIAAYLVGGIPFGLLLAKKFAGVDIKSSGSGSIGATNVLRVVKESNPVLAKKLGAATLALDALKGVLVLAVAYFFGVSEATLWGISVLAVIGHCFSPYLNFEGGKGVATGMGVMMFMLPVETIIALMVWAVGAKVIRISSLSSLTALAALIAASFVLHPEMAHAPVVLIGFILFYKHIPNIIRLIKGEEKRVV, encoded by the coding sequence ATGGATTTTTTATTTAACACAAATGTGCAGTTTTTTATAGCAGCTTATTTAGTCGGGGGAATCCCTTTTGGTCTGCTTTTAGCAAAAAAGTTTGCCGGAGTAGATATTAAATCTAGTGGCTCAGGGAGCATTGGTGCTACTAATGTTTTAAGAGTTGTAAAAGAGAGTAACCCTGTTTTAGCAAAAAAACTAGGTGCTGCAACTTTAGCGCTTGATGCTCTTAAAGGTGTTTTAGTTTTAGCTGTAGCATACTTTTTTGGTGTTAGTGAAGCAACACTTTGGGGGATATCAGTATTAGCAGTAATAGGTCACTGCTTTAGTCCTTACCTTAACTTTGAAGGTGGAAAAGGTGTTGCAACGGGGATGGGTGTAATGATGTTTATGCTTCCTGTCGAGACAATAATTGCACTTATGGTTTGGGCAGTTGGTGCAAAAGTTATAAGAATCTCTTCTCTCTCTTCACTTACTGCGTTAGCTGCTCTAATAGCTGCTAGCTTTGTTCTTCACCCAGAGATGGCACACGCTCCTGTTGTTTTAATAGGATTTATTCTCTTTTATAAACATATTCCAAATATTATTCGTCTAATTAAAGGTGAAGAAAAAAGAGTAGTTTAA